The genomic segment GCCGGGTCGGACGCAAAGGTCGGCGTCTTGACCAGCTGTTCGTTGTAACCGCTCAGATCGATGGAATAGAGCTGCGGGCCACCGGCACCGGCTGCCTGACGGAAGAACATCAGGACACGGCCATTGGGTGCCCATGTCGGTCCTTCATTGTGAAAGCCGGAGGTCAGAATGCGCTCACCCGAGCCATCGGGCTTCATGACACCGATGGAGAATTTGCCGCCCGACTGCTTGGTGAAGGCAATGAGATCGCCACGCGGAGACCAGACTGGTGTGGAATAAGAGCCATCGCCAAAGGAAACGCGCGTCTGGCCAGAGCCATCGGCATTCATCACGTAAATCTGCTGGCGTCCGCCACGGTCGCTTTCAAAGGCAATACGCTGGCCATCGGGCGCGTAGGATGGCGCGGTGTCGATAGCCCCGGTGTTGGTCAGGCGGGTCGTCGTGCGCGAACGCAGATCCATGGTGTAGATGTTGGCGTTGCCTTCCTGCTGAAGGCTCATGATGACCTTTTGACCATCCGGCGAAAAGCGCGGCGAGAAGGTCATGCCGGGGAAATTGCCGACCACTTCACGCTGCCCGGTTTCCAGCTGCAACAGGTAAACGCGTGGCTGCTGGCCTTCGAAGGACATGTAGGTCACTTCCTGACGGCTGGGCGAAAAGCGCGGCGTCAGAACGAGGTCCTTGGTGTTGGTCAGGTTGCGAACGTTGAATCCGTCCTGATCCATGATCGACAAAGCGCGCTTGCGGTCGGTCTTCGGGCCGCTTTCGGAGACGAAAACAACGCGGGTATCGAAGTAGCCCTTTTCGCCTGTTACCCGCTCATAGATGGCATCGGCGATGATATGCGCCACACGACGCCAGTTTTCCGGCTGAGTGAAGAACTGCTGGCCGGTCATCTGCTGGTTGGCGAAGGTGTCCCACAGGCGGAACTCCGCACGCAGACGGCCATCGGCTTCCTTGGTTACGCGGCCCGTGACCAGCGCCTGCGCGTTGATGACTTTCCAGTCTTCGAAACGCGGCTGCTGGTCAGGATTGCTGATCTTTTCGATGAAGGCGTTCTTGTTGATAGGGGCAAACAGGCCCGAACGCTGGAGGTCGGCGGCAATGACCTGCGAGACCTGCGCACCAATGCCATCGGCAGAAATGAAATCCGTGACGGCGATGGGCAGCGGCTGCACATTGCCCTTGTTGATGTTGATCTGAACCTCAGCACTGGCCGGTGTTACCGCAGCGAACGACAACAGCATGCCAGAGGCAACCATCACCGCGCGCAGGAGAGACAACTTGATCATCGAGACAAGCCTTTCAGCTTCATACAAAAATTGGACATCGATTTGGGTAGTGGTTCGTTCATCGGTCCCAAAACTGTCGGTTAAATGGCAAAATCGGATGGATCGAAGTTCAGCACCAAGGTATTCCATCCTTTTTCGCCGTCATATTTTTCGCGCGGCAGGTTCTGCAAAGGCGCAGACCGCAAAAGTGCGCGGCGCGTGCTGCTTTCAACAGCCCGGCGCGTTCCTTCCGGTCCACCTGTCGCCGTAATCTCCGGCTGACCCACGATATTGCCCGATGGGTCCAGCGAAACGCGAATGACCACCCGCACTTCAGCCACACCCGTCAGACCACCCGGCATGTTCCAGTTGCCCTGAATCTGGCCGCGAACACTGTCGATTTCACTGGCGCTGAGGCCGGTGCCAATCGTCTTCTTGCCGCCAAGCGAGGCCGTTTCGGTGGAGCGCTTCGCGCCGCCACCGGACGGTGCCTGCTTGTTCAGCAGAGCCGAGATTTCATCGGCATTGAACTCGCTGGCCTGGGACGCGGCAGCTTTTGCGGTTTCCTGCTTGCGGTCTGCGGGCTTCTTGTCGGATGGCTTTTCGTTCGACTTGGCCTGATCCGGCTTCTTCTCCGCGGGCTTTTCGGCAGGTTTCGTCTCCGCAGGTTTCTGCTCGGCCTGTTTGGGCGGCTCCGGCTTGGGCTCAGGCGGCTGCGGGCGCGAATTCGGACGCGGCACATTCGGCGGCACGGGAATTTCGGCAGGTTCCTGATTTTGCGGCGGAGGCTCCTGCGCCTGCTGTTGGGCTGGCGGCTGTGTCGGCGTCGGTGGCGTCGCTATTTCGGGCTTGGGAATGGGAAGTGACGCCGTTTCCTGCGGCTTGGGCGCAGATGTTTCTTCCTTGACGATATCCTTCACCTCGTTGGGCTTGGTATCGACAACAGGCGCGGGCTTCTCCTGCTTGGGCGGAGCGGCAGCACTTTCATTATTGTTGGGCTTGGTCGTCGGTGTCGGCGGCGCCTCGATGTCGGTGGTGTTGTTACCCACGTTTTGTGCATTCGCCACGATATCAGGACGGGTCGTGGGTACAGGCGCAGATTTCTCGGCCTTAGCCGCATCCTTTGCACCCTGCTGGATCTGCGTCATCTCTTCCACGGACACGAGATCGACAGGCATCGACTCAGCCTGAGATACCTCGAGCTGTGCCGGCGAGCCCAGGGAAACCAGGGCCACAGCCAGCAGCGAGGCGTGCACAATCGCGGATGTGGTGACGCTGCCCTTCATGCTGAGATCAATTACCCTGTTTCTGTTGTGTCACGAGACCGATATTCTTGAAGCCCGCAGCCTGAATACGCGCCATGACATCGGCGACGATGCCGTAGGCGGCGACAGAGTCAGCGCGCACGAAAATACGCTCATTGTAGCCGGTCGTCGAAATTGCCTGCAGCTTGTCTGCCACTTCGGCAGCTTGGATCGGTGTTTCCTGCAAATGGATGACGCCATCAGCATTGACCGAAATCGTGATCGGCTGCGTATCGGAATTCAGCGCATTGGCGGATGTCTGCGGCAGATCGACAGGCACGCCGACCGTCATCATCGGTGCTGCCACCATGAAGATGATCAGCAGCACCAGCATGACGTCGACGAGCGGCGTCACGTTGATTTCGCTGATTGCGCCGCCGCCTCTGCGGCGTCCCCGGCCCCGGCGTCCACCGGAACCACCGCCGCCACCGCCTGCTGACATTCCCATATCGTTTACTCCACTCGCTTCAGTGCGCGCTTACTGCGCGGCCTGACGTGTCTGCAGCTTCTCATCGATCTGACGCGACAGGATTGCGGAAAACTCGTCCGCGAACCCTTCCATCCGTGCGTGAAGCTTGCCCGCATCGCCCGTGAACTTGTTGTAAGCAATAACGGCAGGAATAGCGGCGACCAGACCGATGGCCGTTGCCAGCAGCGCTTCCGCGATACCCGGCGCCACGACGGCAAGGTTGGTGGACTTCGATCCGGCAATCGCCTGGAAAGAGGTCATGATACCGATAACCGTACCGAAGAGGCCGATGAACGGACCGGCAGAACCAATCGTCGCCAACGAACCGAGGCGGGCTTCGAAGGTCTCGCTCTCACGCGCCATCGTCACATCCATTGCCCGGTCGATACGCATCTGAAGGCCGATAGGCGACCGTGCGCCACGCTCGAAGGATTTTTTCCACTCGCGCATAGCAGCCACGAAAATCGCAGCAAGACCACCATTTTGACGGTCGGACAGGCTGCGATATAGCTCTTCAAGAGACTGGCCTGACCAGAACACCTGTTCGAACTGGTCGAACTGGCGCTTTGCCTTGCCGAAGGCGACATATTTATCGATGACGATGGCCCATGTCCAAACCGACGCGGCAAGAAGACCGATCATCACCATCTTGACGATGAGGCCAGCCTGCATGAACAGAGCCCAAAGACTTACGTCGTGCGTTGCCGCTGCCAAACCTGCCTGTTCCATAAAAATCCAATCCCCGAATCCAAACGCCCGGTGCATGACCGGGCGATTTAAACGCGCATCAACGCTTGAGGTCCTCCAGCCACCGCCGAAAACCCCTTGAGCCATGCCCCGATATTGCCATTACGCCTTACTTGCCGGTAAATTTGGTAAAAGGAAGGCGTGCGGCGCACAAATACCGAATGGTTAAGGTAGACTACATTATGGTTAAGAGAGTGTTACGAAATAAGCACTTTAAATAGGAAGTGCGCGATAGAGCTTTCTTACTTCATGAATTTTTCGGCAATGGTATCAGGCAGACGGCGTGGTCTTCCCTTGGCGTTGATCACAGCAATAATCACTTTCGCGACAATCAACAGCGTATCGCCCCGCCGTATCTCCTGATTGAGCACCATCTTGGCACCACCGGCTTTCTCTGTCAGCGAAGTGATGGTCAACACATCGTCCATCCGTGCCGGTGACTTGAAGTCGATTTCCATGCGGTGAACGACAAAAACGAGTCCCTCCTCATCCGCTGTCAGCAGCGCACTCTGCTCGCAGCCAAGGCACCGCAGATAATCGGTGCGACCACGTTCAAGGAAATGCAGATAGCGGGCGTGGTAAACGAGGCCGGAGAAATCGGTGTCTTCATAGTAGACTCGCTGAGTCAACCGGTGGCCGTGTTCGATGAGTTCGCCGGAGAGGGATACGGTTACGTCATTCATGCGAAGGTCCTGAGTGCAAATGAATTGGAGCTTTCCCCTCTCGCACAATGAGATGTTCACTCTGCCGCGGCAGCGCACTGATGCGCTCGGCAATAAAAGCCGGTCTCAAATCGTGTTCTTTCAACGCAGAGGCGGTCGCAGGCAACCATCGGAATTCGACTTCAACACCATCCACGACTCGGTGGACAATATCGGTTTCATGAAACGGAAAAGCCTGTTCGAGATGGATCAGGTAATAGAAGGCCAGTTCATGCGCATCGTATTCGCCATAAGAAAAGAAGTTCTCCGCCGACCACAAGAGACGCTCGATCCGCGCCTTAACATGCAGTTCTTCCTCAATTTCCCTCAGGATCGTTTCTTCCGAACTTTCCCCGATCTCGGCGCGACCACCAGGCAGCGCCCAGTAGCGGTCGGTGACACTCCTGTTCACCAAGAGATATCCATTATGAAAGATCAATCCAGCGACGCGAAAGCTGAAAAGCTGCGGCTTGTTGTCGAGCCTGATCATATGTCGGGGAGAGCATGCGGCGGTCATTTATCGTCCAGATTACCGTCATCCCACACAATATGGCGTGTGGACGCAGGAAGGTTTTCGATCTCACCGGCGATGAAATACGGTGGAATATCAAGCTGCGTCAAGGTTTCCGTGGTCGCTCTAGCCCAGCGGAACTCCAGCGGATGCTTGCCATCCTGCATGCGGTGGACGATGTTTTCTTCGTGGAAAGGAAACGTCTCGGGCAATTCCATCAAGTAGTAAAAACCGAGCTCGTGCCAGTCTTTGCCCTCGTAATGGAAGAAGTTCTCCACCACCCAAAGCAACCGCCCGACTTTAGCCTCGACGCCAAGTTCTTCCACCATTTCCCGCGCCAACGTGTCCTGCGACTGCTCGCCCATTTCGGCACGACCGCCGGGGAAACTCCAGAATTTTTCATGCGTTGCCCGGTGCACCAGCACATGGCCATCCCGGAAGGCTATGCCTGCCACACGCATCTGGAAGATACGCTTGGGTTTGAATTTCATGCGGATGCGAGTGTCTTCAGTCATATGTTTTGTCTTCCGGGAACAAGAGGTCACGTTCAGACCAGCCTAGCGCGTCCAACTCCACTTTGCGAACCCCCGCATCGTCGCCGACGATAAATTCGTCCAGTTGTGGTGGTTTGACGAAGGTGCCGGACAACATCGCATGGACCTGCCCGCGATGATGCGTCTGATGTTGAAAGAGATGCGTGAGAATATCGTCGCAGCGGTCCTGCTGTATTCGCTCTGCCCGATGCACCCGCACGGACGCAGCCAGATTATCCGGCTTCAACATATCCACAAAAGCGATGAGGTCCTCGTCCAACTGCGCCTGCGCATCCTGCAAAGCAGGCATGTCGCCGAAAGGCTCGTCCTGGGCAAACGCGGCATACCCCAACGTCCCGCCCTTCAATGCATCCAAATAAAACAGATCGACAAGATAGATGTGATTCAACGTCGCGCGGATCGTCGGAAAGAAACTGGTGCGGGGAGCGACGAATTCATCCTGCGAAAGCTGACCGCAAGCGGTGTGAAGTCTCAGATTTGCCAGCCGATTATTGCGCGCCAGTTTTCTGAACACGCGGCACGGATCGTAGCTCATGTGGTTCCTCACTCACGTCTGTTGGCAGAACGGAAAGAGTAGCCAGTCTTTAAAAGATCAACTGGCTTTTTCCAGTTCTGAATGGCTTTTCAGCACCTTGCCGCCGTCTTC from the Agrobacterium vaccinii genome contains:
- the tolR gene encoding protein TolR, with protein sequence MGMSAGGGGGGSGGRRGRGRRRGGGAISEINVTPLVDVMLVLLIIFMVAAPMMTVGVPVDLPQTSANALNSDTQPITISVNADGVIHLQETPIQAAEVADKLQAISTTGYNERIFVRADSVAAYGIVADVMARIQAAGFKNIGLVTQQKQGN
- the tolQ gene encoding protein TolQ yields the protein MEQAGLAAATHDVSLWALFMQAGLIVKMVMIGLLAASVWTWAIVIDKYVAFGKAKRQFDQFEQVFWSGQSLEELYRSLSDRQNGGLAAIFVAAMREWKKSFERGARSPIGLQMRIDRAMDVTMARESETFEARLGSLATIGSAGPFIGLFGTVIGIMTSFQAIAGSKSTNLAVVAPGIAEALLATAIGLVAAIPAVIAYNKFTGDAGKLHARMEGFADEFSAILSRQIDEKLQTRQAAQ
- a CDS encoding NUDIX hydrolase; the encoded protein is MTEDTRIRMKFKPKRIFQMRVAGIAFRDGHVLVHRATHEKFWSFPGGRAEMGEQSQDTLAREMVEELGVEAKVGRLLWVVENFFHYEGKDWHELGFYYLMELPETFPFHEENIVHRMQDGKHPLEFRWARATTETLTQLDIPPYFIAGEIENLPASTRHIVWDDGNLDDK
- a CDS encoding DinB family protein, which produces MSYDPCRVFRKLARNNRLANLRLHTACGQLSQDEFVAPRTSFFPTIRATLNHIYLVDLFYLDALKGGTLGYAAFAQDEPFGDMPALQDAQAQLDEDLIAFVDMLKPDNLAASVRVHRAERIQQDRCDDILTHLFQHQTHHRGQVHAMLSGTFVKPPQLDEFIVGDDAGVRKVELDALGWSERDLLFPEDKTYD
- the ybgC gene encoding tol-pal system-associated acyl-CoA thioesterase, which gives rise to MNDVTVSLSGELIEHGHRLTQRVYYEDTDFSGLVYHARYLHFLERGRTDYLRCLGCEQSALLTADEEGLVFVVHRMEIDFKSPARMDDVLTITSLTEKAGGAKMVLNQEIRRGDTLLIVAKVIIAVINAKGRPRRLPDTIAEKFMK
- a CDS encoding TonB C-terminal domain-containing protein; amino-acid sequence: MKGSVTTSAIVHASLLAVALVSLGSPAQLEVSQAESMPVDLVSVEEMTQIQQGAKDAAKAEKSAPVPTTRPDIVANAQNVGNNTTDIEAPPTPTTKPNNNESAAAPPKQEKPAPVVDTKPNEVKDIVKEETSAPKPQETASLPIPKPEIATPPTPTQPPAQQQAQEPPPQNQEPAEIPVPPNVPRPNSRPQPPEPKPEPPKQAEQKPAETKPAEKPAEKKPDQAKSNEKPSDKKPADRKQETAKAAASQASEFNADEISALLNKQAPSGGGAKRSTETASLGGKKTIGTGLSASEIDSVRGQIQGNWNMPGGLTGVAEVRVVIRVSLDPSGNIVGQPEITATGGPEGTRRAVESSTRRALLRSAPLQNLPREKYDGEKGWNTLVLNFDPSDFAI
- the tolB gene encoding Tol-Pal system beta propeller repeat protein TolB — its product is MIKLSLLRAVMVASGMLLSFAAVTPASAEVQININKGNVQPLPIAVTDFISADGIGAQVSQVIAADLQRSGLFAPINKNAFIEKISNPDQQPRFEDWKVINAQALVTGRVTKEADGRLRAEFRLWDTFANQQMTGQQFFTQPENWRRVAHIIADAIYERVTGEKGYFDTRVVFVSESGPKTDRKRALSIMDQDGFNVRNLTNTKDLVLTPRFSPSRQEVTYMSFEGQQPRVYLLQLETGQREVVGNFPGMTFSPRFSPDGQKVIMSLQQEGNANIYTMDLRSRTTTRLTNTGAIDTAPSYAPDGQRIAFESDRGGRQQIYVMNADGSGQTRVSFGDGSYSTPVWSPRGDLIAFTKQSGGKFSIGVMKPDGSGERILTSGFHNEGPTWAPNGRVLMFFRQAAGAGGPQLYSIDLSGYNEQLVKTPTFASDPAWSPLLD
- a CDS encoding NUDIX hydrolase; its protein translation is MTAACSPRHMIRLDNKPQLFSFRVAGLIFHNGYLLVNRSVTDRYWALPGGRAEIGESSEETILREIEEELHVKARIERLLWSAENFFSYGEYDAHELAFYYLIHLEQAFPFHETDIVHRVVDGVEVEFRWLPATASALKEHDLRPAFIAERISALPRQSEHLIVREGKAPIHLHSGPSHE